The nucleotide sequence GCGACCAGCAGGTCGTGCAGGAGCGGACCGGCGAGCAGCCAGGGAAGTAGCGGCCCGGGGCGGGGCAGCACGGTCACGCCGTACGCCGCCGCCGCGAGGCCCAGTCCGATCAGGACGGTCCGGGCGACCCGGATGGTTCCCGTGCCACCGTCCTCCCCGGCGTCCGGCGTCATCCCAGCACCTCCAGCCGGGAGACCCACTTCGTCTGTAGCACTCCAGGGCGGCTCGGGGCGATGATCCGGCACGGATATCCGTGGTCCGGTGCCAGCACCTCCCCGTTGACCCGCAGGGCGAGCAGGGTCAACGGGTCGCCGACGTGCGCCGCCGGCAGTGTGCTGGTCGCGTACAGGCCGGCGGACTCCAGCGAGGAGACCCGCACCGGACGGCCGGTCGGCGCACCGACGGCGGCGAGCAGGTCGGCCACCGGCACCCCGGTCCAGTCCGCCACCGCACTCCAACCCTCCACGCAGGCGATCGGCAGCCGTCCGGTCCGCTGCGGCAGGGCCGTCAGGTCGGCGAGGTCGAGCCGGTGCCGGCCGCCGGGCCAAACGACCTCCAGGTGCCAGTCGGCCGGTACGACGATGCCGGCCGCGGTCGCGGTGCGGTTCACCGGCACCCCCTGCGGTCCGGTGCCCGAACTCCAGGCCAGCGCGGAGACGCGGCGCAGCCACGGAACCGTGCTGCCGGCGGTGGCCAGGACCGCGACCGTGGCCGTGCCGGCGGCGGTGCGCAGGAAGGCCCGGCGGCCGGGCAC is from Micromonospora sp. WMMD1102 and encodes:
- a CDS encoding molybdopterin-dependent oxidoreductase, with the translated sequence MTRRSQVRRAGRFVVRRPRAPRPEDFTGPAHSAPVAARLGLWLGVAFGLCFVTGLLSHAAAQPPVWFGWPSRPVHLYRITQGVHVLAGIAAIPLLLAKLWSVYPRLFVRPPRRPGRLAGHLLERLSILVLVCAAFFELVTGVFNVAQSYPWRFFFPAAHYAVAWLAVGALLVHVGVKLPVTRAALAGRLDREPVPGRRAFLRTAAGTATVAVLATAGSTVPWLRRVSALAWSSGTGPQGVPVNRTATAAGIVVPADWHLEVVWPGGRHRLDLADLTALPQRTGRLPIACVEGWSAVADWTGVPVADLLAAVGAPTGRPVRVSSLESAGLYATSTLPAAHVGDPLTLLALRVNGEVLAPDHGYPCRIIAPSRPGVLQTKWVSRLEVLG